The following proteins are co-located in the Flavobacterium sp. CECT 9288 genome:
- a CDS encoding iron-sulfur cluster assembly accessory protein: protein MIKVSDTAKKKIIDLMKDDGFDAATDYVRVGVKSGGCSGLSYDLKFDNNKGEDDKIFIDNDITIAVEKKSFLYLAGTVLEFSGGLNGKGFVFNNPNATRTCGCGESFSL from the coding sequence ATGATAAAAGTTTCTGATACTGCCAAAAAGAAAATTATCGACTTAATGAAAGACGATGGTTTTGATGCCGCAACAGATTATGTGCGGGTTGGTGTTAAAAGCGGAGGTTGTTCCGGTTTATCTTATGATTTGAAATTCGATAACAACAAAGGCGAAGACGATAAAATATTCATAGACAACGACATTACAATAGCTGTTGAAAAAAAATCATTTCTCTATTTAGCAGGAACCGTTTTAGAATTTTCTGGCGGATTAAACGGGAAAGGATTTGTTTTTAATAATCCAAATGCAACTAGGACATGTGGTTGTGGTGAGAGTTTCTCTCTTTAA
- a CDS encoding YjgN family protein, producing the protein MEEILPEKMEYKLDFKGEGKAFFGIVIVNWLLTIVTLGIYYPWAKAKTLQFMFGQTTLNDDAFAFHGTGKEMFKGFIKVIILFAILFGILSLFIYLDLPSVGLISFYLIVIAIMPLAIHGSYKYRMSRTSWRGVRFGYRGDRNEFVKLFFKWIFYTVITLGIYGSWFQMNLRSYVLSNIRFGDAEMNYDGDGGDYLLMNIKGYFLSIITLGIYSFWWQKDIFEYYVNNLSLHKDDKRIEFTSTATGADFIGLIIINLLMIIFTLGLGYAWVVTRTMKFIFDHIELDGTIDLNTLQQTEENFKDATGDDISDFLDIDFIV; encoded by the coding sequence ATGGAAGAAATTTTACCTGAAAAGATGGAGTACAAATTAGATTTTAAAGGAGAAGGCAAAGCTTTTTTTGGAATCGTAATCGTCAATTGGCTTTTAACAATTGTTACATTAGGAATTTATTATCCTTGGGCGAAAGCCAAAACGCTCCAATTTATGTTTGGGCAAACAACTTTAAATGATGATGCTTTTGCTTTTCATGGTACTGGGAAAGAAATGTTTAAGGGTTTTATAAAAGTTATTATATTATTTGCAATCTTGTTTGGGATTTTAAGTCTTTTCATCTATTTAGACCTGCCCTCAGTAGGATTGATATCGTTTTATTTGATAGTGATAGCTATTATGCCATTAGCAATTCACGGTTCTTATAAGTATAGAATGTCAAGAACATCTTGGCGTGGTGTTCGTTTTGGTTACAGAGGCGATAGGAATGAATTTGTCAAACTTTTTTTTAAATGGATTTTTTATACTGTAATAACGCTTGGTATTTATGGTTCTTGGTTTCAAATGAACCTGCGTAGTTATGTTTTGAGCAACATTCGCTTTGGTGATGCCGAAATGAATTACGATGGTGATGGTGGGGATTATTTACTAATGAATATTAAAGGTTACTTTTTAAGTATTATAACCTTGGGAATTTACTCTTTTTGGTGGCAAAAAGATATTTTTGAGTACTATGTTAATAATTTATCGCTACATAAAGACGACAAAAGAATTGAATTTACATCAACAGCTACGGGAGCCGATTTTATAGGCCTTATAATTATTAATTTGTTAATGATTATTTTTACGCTTGGTCTTGGTTATGCTTGGGTTGTTACGAGAACTATGAAGTTTATATTTGATCATATTGAACTTGATGGCACGATCGATTTAAACACTTTGCAACAAACCGAAGAGAATTTTAAAGACGCGACAGGTGATGATATTAGCGACTTTTTAGATATTGATTTTATAGTATAA
- a CDS encoding M48 family metallopeptidase yields MSNQSVGIYFDGKSAVPHPCSLLLETQKGMILFETETGHQERWLISAVSFENSGNSLQLQKQCTDGVAILKITDATFAAAIQKFRKENNHINWYEKLLASGFKMHLVLALVIFALIGLTYLYAIPWVGEKSVVLIPESFDDTMSGTFISDNLLFSDVASDKSKVLNAFAKELQLNNKKNLKFIFVEEDIVNAFALPDGTIVVYSGIVNKMKNYDELVALLGHEAAHVNHRHSMKMLCRNLSGYLFISAILGDANGIMATIGDNVNSFQSLSFSREFEQEADREGFAIVIKNKVNPNGMLNLFKRLQDEGDAIVPEFLSSHPVTQQRISTTRQLVKSTPHQVEANSKLQQLFQRLKK; encoded by the coding sequence ATGAGTAATCAGTCCGTAGGAATTTATTTTGATGGTAAATCAGCTGTTCCTCATCCTTGTTCACTGTTGTTGGAGACGCAAAAAGGAATGATTCTTTTTGAAACCGAAACGGGTCATCAAGAGCGGTGGTTGATTTCAGCTGTTAGTTTTGAAAATTCTGGAAACTCTTTGCAGTTGCAAAAACAATGTACTGATGGTGTTGCAATCCTTAAAATAACCGATGCTACATTTGCAGCGGCCATTCAAAAATTTAGGAAAGAGAACAACCATATCAATTGGTATGAAAAATTGCTTGCTTCTGGTTTCAAGATGCATCTCGTTTTGGCATTAGTTATTTTTGCCTTAATCGGACTGACTTATTTGTATGCCATACCTTGGGTTGGCGAAAAATCAGTAGTCCTTATTCCTGAGAGTTTTGATGATACCATGAGCGGAACGTTTATCAGTGATAATTTACTGTTCTCAGATGTAGCTTCGGATAAATCCAAAGTCTTAAACGCTTTCGCAAAAGAGCTACAATTGAACAACAAAAAAAACTTGAAATTCATTTTTGTAGAAGAGGATATTGTGAACGCTTTTGCTTTACCAGATGGTACCATTGTGGTTTATTCCGGAATTGTAAACAAGATGAAAAACTACGATGAGTTAGTGGCGCTCTTGGGACACGAGGCAGCCCACGTTAATCACAGGCATTCCATGAAAATGTTATGCCGCAACCTGTCTGGATATCTTTTTATCTCGGCAATTTTAGGTGATGCCAACGGAATTATGGCTACCATAGGCGATAACGTTAATAGTTTTCAATCCTTGTCGTTTTCGCGTGAGTTTGAACAAGAGGCTGATCGAGAAGGTTTTGCTATTGTAATTAAAAATAAGGTCAATCCAAACGGAATGTTGAACTTGTTTAAAAGACTACAAGATGAAGGTGATGCCATTGTCCCCGAGTTTTTGAGTTCTCATCCTGTTACCCAACAACGCATTTCAACCACTAGACAATTGGTTAAATCTACTCCGCACCAAGTTGAAGCAAATAGTAAGCTGCAACAATTATTTCAAAGATTAAAAAAATAA
- a CDS encoding MBL fold metallo-hydrolase — protein MKLYPIETGNFKLDGGAMFGVVPKTIWNKTNPADANNLIDIAARCLLIEEGNRLILIDTGMGNKQSDKFFGYYSLWGSHSLDKSLAKYGFHRDDITDVFMTHLHFDHCGGSVQWNKDKTGYEPAFKNAKFWTNENHWEWATKPNPREKASFLSENILPMQESGQLHFIQRPEGDFLEKSELGFGIFFVDGHTEKQMIPHIQYKGRNIVFCADLLATAGHIPIPYVMGYDTRPLLTMPEKTKFLHAAVEQNHYLFLEHDAHNEIVTVVQTEKGVRLGEVYRCDEILT, from the coding sequence ATGAAATTATATCCAATAGAAACTGGTAATTTTAAGTTAGATGGTGGCGCTATGTTTGGCGTAGTACCCAAAACCATTTGGAATAAAACCAATCCTGCTGATGCCAATAACCTCATTGATATTGCAGCGCGTTGCTTATTAATTGAAGAGGGAAACCGCTTGATTTTGATAGACACTGGAATGGGAAATAAACAATCTGATAAATTTTTCGGATACTATTCTTTATGGGGTTCACATTCTTTAGATAAATCCTTGGCAAAATACGGCTTTCACAGAGATGACATTACGGATGTGTTTATGACCCATTTGCATTTTGACCACTGTGGTGGAAGTGTACAATGGAATAAAGACAAAACGGGATACGAACCAGCCTTTAAAAACGCTAAGTTTTGGACCAACGAAAATCATTGGGAATGGGCTACAAAACCCAACCCGCGGGAGAAAGCTTCATTCTTGTCAGAAAATATTTTGCCCATGCAGGAAAGTGGTCAATTGCATTTTATACAAAGACCCGAAGGTGATTTTCTTGAAAAATCAGAATTAGGATTTGGAATCTTTTTTGTGGACGGCCATACCGAAAAACAGATGATTCCGCACATTCAATATAAAGGTAGAAACATCGTTTTTTGCGCTGATTTATTGGCCACAGCCGGACACATACCCATACCTTATGTAATGGGCTATGATACAAGACCATTGCTAACTATGCCAGAAAAAACTAAATTTTTGCACGCTGCCGTAGAACAAAACCATTATTTATTTTTAGAACACGATGCACATAATGAAATAGTTACTGTGGTACAAACTGAAAAAGGAGTTCGTCTAGGAGAGGTATATCGCTGTGACGAAATCTTAACATAG
- a CDS encoding S8 family peptidase yields MNTIKPIYISAFAFLALVGCGAAKQVSSASTSNLVTISAPLNVKKKAALTENDLKRWSHLDIVTDTIPGMSVDRAYAELLKDKKGVPVIVGIVDSGVDIEHEDLKSVLWTNAKEIAGNGIDDDKNGYIDDIHGWNFLGDITKENLEYERIIKDKSLVDEKTYLEAKALNDKKVADAATVKKRSSEMIESLTSSDATVTKHLGKTVYTVDEVKAIDTQDQDLLKSKATMIQMLGYGLPVAELKVAVQKQRDAQEALLNGDNLKTDYRKVVGDNPNDINDTKYGNNNVMGPDKNEILHGTHVAGIVAQSRNNSLGGDGVANNVQILTVRAVPDGDEYDKDIALGIRYAVDNGAKVINGSFGKSFSPHRQWVYDALKYAEKKDVLFVHAAGNDAKDIDFAENFPNDSEDKVKEFADNVITIGALNFEYGDKVVARFSNIGKLNVDVFAPGVKIYATTPNNEYQYLQGTSMAAPNTAGVAALIRSYYPKLSAKQVKQILMESGVAITTEVIVGGKATDKRSFSTLSKSGKIVNAYNALLMAEKMSK; encoded by the coding sequence ATGAATACCATTAAACCCATTTACATTTCTGCTTTTGCTTTTTTAGCATTGGTAGGTTGTGGAGCAGCAAAGCAAGTTTCAAGTGCTTCAACTTCTAATTTAGTTACCATTAGTGCACCTTTAAATGTAAAAAAGAAGGCGGCGCTTACTGAAAATGATTTAAAACGTTGGAGTCACCTGGATATAGTAACAGATACCATTCCTGGAATGAGTGTTGACAGAGCATACGCTGAATTATTGAAAGATAAAAAAGGTGTACCTGTTATTGTAGGTATAGTTGATTCGGGTGTAGATATCGAGCACGAAGATTTAAAATCAGTGCTTTGGACTAATGCCAAAGAAATAGCAGGTAACGGTATAGATGACGACAAGAATGGTTACATCGATGACATTCATGGTTGGAATTTCTTGGGAGACATTACAAAGGAGAATTTGGAATATGAAAGAATCATCAAGGATAAATCATTGGTGGATGAAAAAACATACCTAGAAGCTAAGGCTTTAAATGATAAAAAAGTTGCTGATGCAGCTACAGTAAAGAAGCGCTCTTCAGAAATGATTGAATCATTAACATCAAGTGATGCCACAGTTACAAAACATTTAGGTAAAACGGTATATACTGTTGATGAAGTAAAGGCAATAGACACTCAGGATCAAGACTTGCTTAAAAGTAAAGCAACAATGATACAAATGTTAGGGTATGGCTTACCAGTTGCTGAACTTAAGGTAGCGGTTCAAAAACAAAGAGACGCTCAAGAGGCACTTCTTAATGGTGACAATCTTAAAACAGATTACCGTAAAGTTGTAGGCGATAATCCTAACGACATTAACGATACTAAATATGGTAACAATAATGTGATGGGTCCAGACAAAAACGAAATTTTGCACGGAACGCACGTAGCAGGAATTGTAGCACAGTCTAGAAACAATAGTTTAGGAGGAGATGGAGTGGCTAACAACGTTCAAATTTTAACCGTTCGTGCCGTTCCAGACGGAGATGAGTACGATAAAGACATTGCATTAGGGATTCGTTATGCTGTTGATAATGGTGCTAAAGTAATCAACGGAAGTTTTGGAAAAAGCTTTTCACCACACAGACAATGGGTTTATGATGCTTTAAAATATGCTGAGAAAAAAGATGTATTGTTTGTACATGCAGCAGGAAATGACGCAAAAGACATCGATTTTGCTGAGAATTTTCCAAATGACTCTGAAGATAAAGTAAAAGAGTTTGCGGATAATGTAATTACTATTGGAGCATTAAATTTTGAATACGGAGACAAAGTTGTGGCACGTTTTTCAAACATTGGGAAACTGAATGTAGATGTTTTTGCACCAGGTGTAAAAATCTATGCGACTACTCCAAACAACGAATACCAATATTTGCAGGGTACCTCAATGGCTGCGCCAAACACTGCAGGAGTTGCAGCATTGATTCGTTCGTACTATCCAAAATTATCGGCTAAACAAGTAAAACAAATCTTAATGGAATCTGGTGTAGCTATTACTACCGAAGTTATTGTTGGAGGAAAAGCAACTGACAAACGTTCGTTTTCAACATTATCAAAATCAGGTAAAATTGTAAATGCATACAACGCTTTATTAATGGCAGAGAAAATGTCAAAATAA
- a CDS encoding M1 family metallopeptidase, giving the protein MKKLLLCTILVSSFGNLWAQNSNYWQQHVDYKMAVTMDVSTYTYKGTQELVYTNNSQDTLRKVYYHLFNNAFQPGSEMDVRIQNIKDPDGRMVSKVKVGDKEIKESRIKNLKPNEIGFLHVTNFKQDGVTASAKEVGTILEVTLAKPMLPNSKTTFTLDFDGQVPVQIRRSGRNNAEGVELSMAQWYPKLAEFDFEGWHADPYIAREFHGVWGDFDVKITIDKNYVLGGTGYLQNPNEIGHGYQDQGAVVSIPKKAKTLTWHFKAPMVHDFTWAADKNYIHDIAKGPNGVDIHFLYKNNPQYIENWKNLQPLTVKLMEFYNKTVGDYPYKQYSVIQGGDGGMEYAMCTLILGQGKFEGLLGVTAHEMAHSWFQHVLASNESKHGWMDEGFTSFLEDLGMNEVAEKKAQNPFAGGYTGYFSMVNSGKELPQGTHADRFDENRVYSISSYSKGELFLTQLVYLIGKDNLMKTLKKYYSDFKFKHPTPNDIKRTAERVSGANLDWYLTDWTQTTNTIDYGIKEVTENAGQTKVILERIGRMPMPIDLLVEYTDGTTESFYVPLRMMSFEKENPYPAIKRTVLSDWAWAYPTYELNVPKAKSAIKSITIDPSSLMADIKKENNVFKQ; this is encoded by the coding sequence ATGAAAAAACTACTTTTATGCACCATCTTAGTGTCTAGCTTTGGTAATTTATGGGCACAAAATTCAAATTATTGGCAACAACATGTTGACTATAAAATGGCGGTTACCATGGATGTATCAACGTATACATACAAAGGCACACAAGAGTTAGTGTATACTAATAACTCTCAGGATACACTTAGAAAAGTATATTACCACTTGTTTAACAATGCTTTTCAGCCAGGTAGCGAAATGGATGTACGCATTCAAAACATTAAAGATCCTGATGGCAGAATGGTATCTAAAGTTAAAGTAGGTGACAAAGAAATTAAAGAAAGCCGTATCAAAAACTTAAAGCCTAACGAAATTGGTTTTTTACACGTAACGAATTTTAAGCAAGATGGTGTTACTGCATCTGCTAAAGAAGTAGGAACTATACTTGAAGTTACTTTGGCTAAGCCAATGCTACCCAATTCAAAAACTACTTTTACACTAGATTTTGACGGTCAAGTTCCAGTGCAAATCCGTCGTTCAGGACGCAATAATGCTGAGGGTGTTGAATTGTCAATGGCACAATGGTATCCAAAACTTGCCGAATTTGATTTTGAAGGTTGGCACGCAGATCCATATATTGCTAGAGAATTTCATGGTGTTTGGGGCGATTTTGATGTAAAAATTACGATTGATAAAAATTATGTTTTAGGTGGAACGGGTTACTTACAAAATCCAAATGAAATTGGTCACGGTTACCAAGATCAAGGCGCAGTGGTTTCCATTCCTAAAAAAGCAAAAACACTAACTTGGCATTTTAAAGCACCAATGGTTCACGACTTTACTTGGGCAGCTGACAAAAACTATATTCATGATATTGCCAAAGGTCCAAACGGTGTTGACATTCATTTTTTATACAAAAACAATCCGCAATACATTGAAAACTGGAAAAATTTACAGCCGTTGACTGTAAAATTGATGGAGTTTTACAATAAAACAGTGGGCGATTATCCATACAAACAATATTCGGTAATTCAAGGTGGCGATGGCGGAATGGAGTATGCCATGTGTACTTTGATTTTGGGTCAAGGAAAATTTGAAGGATTGTTGGGCGTAACAGCTCACGAAATGGCGCACTCTTGGTTCCAACACGTATTGGCCTCCAACGAATCTAAACACGGCTGGATGGACGAAGGATTTACATCTTTCTTAGAAGACCTAGGAATGAACGAAGTTGCAGAGAAAAAAGCACAAAACCCATTTGCAGGTGGCTACACAGGATATTTTTCAATGGTAAATTCTGGTAAAGAATTGCCTCAAGGAACGCACGCTGATCGTTTTGATGAGAACAGAGTGTACAGTATTAGTTCGTACAGTAAAGGAGAACTTTTCTTGACACAATTAGTCTATTTGATTGGGAAAGACAATTTGATGAAGACTTTGAAAAAGTATTATAGCGATTTCAAATTTAAGCATCCTACGCCGAATGATATTAAAAGAACAGCTGAAAGAGTTTCAGGTGCTAACTTAGATTGGTATTTAACAGATTGGACACAAACAACCAACACTATTGATTACGGAATTAAAGAAGTAACCGAGAATGCAGGTCAAACTAAAGTAATTTTAGAACGAATTGGTAGAATGCCAATGCCAATTGATTTGCTTGTTGAATACACTGATGGTACTACAGAAAGTTTTTATGTGCCTTTGCGCATGATGAGTTTTGAGAAAGAAAATCCGTATCCGGCAATTAAAAGAACCGTACTTTCTGATTGGGCTTGGGCATACCCAACTTACGAGTTGAATGTTCCTAAAGCAAAATCAGCTATAAAAAGTATTACGATTGACCCTAGCAGTTTAATGGCTGATATTAAAAAAGAGAATAACGTTTTTAAACAGTAG
- a CDS encoding DUF6705 family protein: MKNIVILLLISFNLQCKAQTIIPVEKVIDYMVSSTSFPAGSYIKDVNHKLDIFTGTWKGVHGDKIYSFTISKFTDIRSNIKEDILIIRYLITNTNGYILEDTRSLPDLNPYLIQGYYLEQTTYALTYGGKNAKCGQTGTIFIDWLKGSNKTKMTLFLEPEQIIISSEECPNGRAAQIIPHEQIILSKE; encoded by the coding sequence ATGAAAAATATAGTTATACTATTATTAATATCATTCAATTTACAATGTAAAGCTCAAACAATTATTCCTGTTGAAAAAGTAATTGATTACATGGTTTCAAGTACAAGTTTCCCTGCGGGTTCTTATATAAAAGATGTTAATCATAAATTAGATATTTTTACTGGTACTTGGAAAGGAGTGCATGGTGATAAAATATATTCTTTCACTATTTCAAAATTCACTGATATTCGTTCAAATATTAAAGAGGATATACTTATTATTCGTTATCTAATAACAAATACTAATGGATATATTTTGGAAGATACAAGATCTTTACCTGATCTCAACCCCTATCTTATTCAAGGATATTATTTAGAACAAACTACTTATGCATTAACTTACGGTGGTAAAAATGCAAAATGCGGACAAACAGGTACGATATTCATAGATTGGCTTAAAGGTAGTAATAAAACCAAAATGACTTTATTTCTTGAACCTGAACAAATTATAATTTCATCCGAGGAGTGTCCAAATGGCAGGGCAGCTCAAATTATCCCGCATGAACAAATTATTTTGAGTAAAGAATAA
- a CDS encoding DUF3078 domain-containing protein, whose amino-acid sequence MKKTLLTLVFIFALSVVNAQETPKDSTKAWTRKGNVSLLFSQSSYNKEWLGGGTSNIAGNFGLNYDFNYKKNDVVWDNKFILAYGLSKIKGNERTAKTDDRLEINSLWGKKASGNWFYSAYFNFKTQMDTGLDNKSGLRISHFFSPAYFQMGPGMLWKKNENLSVNIAPAAAKAIFVHDHFTEFGPSFGVLQGDNSRFEFGASVSAYYKVNVMTNVSIENRLNLYSNYLDDPQNVDFDYQLNVVMKINKYLSANIAVQAIYDDNAIRGVQVGQLFGLGVNYGL is encoded by the coding sequence ATGAAAAAAACACTACTTACACTTGTATTTATTTTTGCGTTATCAGTTGTAAACGCTCAAGAAACGCCTAAGGATTCTACCAAAGCTTGGACAAGAAAAGGAAACGTTTCTTTACTGTTTAGTCAATCTTCATACAATAAAGAATGGCTAGGTGGAGGAACCTCAAACATTGCTGGGAATTTTGGTTTGAACTACGATTTCAATTATAAAAAAAATGATGTCGTTTGGGATAATAAATTCATATTGGCATACGGATTAAGTAAAATAAAAGGTAACGAACGTACCGCTAAAACAGATGACCGTTTAGAAATTAATTCTTTGTGGGGTAAAAAAGCGTCTGGAAACTGGTTCTACTCGGCTTACTTTAATTTTAAGACTCAAATGGACACTGGTCTAGATAATAAAAGTGGACTTAGAATATCACATTTCTTTTCTCCAGCTTATTTCCAGATGGGTCCAGGTATGCTTTGGAAAAAGAACGAAAATTTAAGCGTTAATATTGCACCTGCTGCAGCAAAAGCCATATTTGTACACGATCATTTCACAGAATTTGGACCGTCATTTGGTGTGCTTCAAGGAGATAATTCTCGTTTTGAGTTTGGAGCTAGTGTTTCTGCTTACTACAAAGTAAATGTCATGACCAATGTGTCTATTGAAAACCGTTTGAATTTATATTCTAATTATCTTGATGATCCACAAAATGTTGATTTTGATTACCAATTGAATGTGGTGATGAAAATCAATAAGTACTTATCAGCAAATATTGCGGTACAAGCCATTTATGATGACAATGCCATAAGAGGCGTACAAGTAGGACAATTATTTGGTTTAGGTGTAAACTACGGGTTGTAA
- a CDS encoding S8 family serine peptidase: MTFKLFRLVLVTAIVFTSCSRDESENQTVAVNPLQKDPLTTTQINTTINQILSSNKQFHWSEMTSQMIWSAALQGQNLITIGFGSSETDFDRSKSYNNQKMQEELLQLISKYEGKEIKDILVASDAYLNLMDVVITKQETVIALRQTKFVRYVEPADYRFLGETSKNQNGKTSSSTSSGCGFEASTLNTADFTTVTPNAKVPWAFYQHNIPSAWNVSTGRGITIGVIDTGTSPNQTLLGSSFNNGLSTGRTIQKFGTFVDSIWPWSSTTDGPSDLCGHGTSMASAAAAPRNDKGLPVGVAYNANLITYRAAENVLLEGYHEQNGVKDAFTGLGNNPNVKIISMSMGYIFSVGKISDGVKYAHSRGKLIFCAGGTSTTFTTFVGVIFPAWMSEAVAVTGVKEGTTYQKCDVCHTGDKIDFTIAMQRAAGGNTVPVTSYYDNQSDYVGGSSVATATTAGIAALVWAKNPTWTRDQVLTKMKQSSRYYPTKNPDFGHGNIDALKAVQ; the protein is encoded by the coding sequence ATGACATTTAAACTTTTTAGATTAGTACTCGTAACCGCTATTGTGTTCACCTCCTGTAGCAGAGATGAAAGCGAAAACCAAACCGTTGCGGTAAATCCTTTGCAAAAAGATCCATTAACCACAACACAAATTAACACTACCATTAATCAAATTTTATCTTCAAACAAGCAGTTTCATTGGAGTGAAATGACGAGTCAAATGATTTGGAGTGCTGCTTTGCAAGGACAAAACTTAATCACAATTGGTTTTGGAAGTTCCGAAACAGATTTTGATAGAAGTAAATCATATAACAATCAAAAAATGCAAGAGGAATTACTGCAACTTATTTCTAAGTATGAAGGGAAAGAAATCAAGGATATTTTAGTTGCATCGGATGCCTATTTAAATCTTATGGATGTTGTAATCACCAAACAAGAAACCGTTATTGCCTTAAGACAAACCAAATTTGTTAGATACGTTGAGCCTGCTGATTACCGCTTTCTAGGCGAAACCTCTAAAAATCAAAATGGGAAAACAAGCTCTAGTACGAGTTCAGGTTGTGGATTTGAAGCTTCAACTTTAAACACGGCAGATTTTACTACAGTCACTCCTAATGCAAAGGTGCCTTGGGCATTTTACCAGCATAATATTCCATCGGCTTGGAATGTAAGCACCGGACGAGGAATTACAATAGGTGTTATAGATACTGGTACGTCACCAAACCAAACTTTACTAGGCTCTAGTTTTAACAACGGTTTATCAACTGGTCGTACTATTCAAAAATTTGGAACATTTGTAGATTCTATTTGGCCGTGGAGCAGCACCACAGATGGTCCTAGTGATTTATGCGGACACGGAACCAGCATGGCATCGGCTGCGGCTGCACCTAGAAATGATAAAGGATTGCCTGTTGGGGTTGCCTATAATGCCAACTTAATTACTTACAGAGCGGCAGAAAACGTATTACTGGAAGGCTACCACGAACAAAATGGCGTTAAAGATGCCTTTACTGGTTTAGGTAATAACCCGAATGTAAAAATTATATCTATGTCTATGGGATACATATTTTCGGTAGGAAAAATTTCTGATGGTGTAAAATACGCTCACAGCCGAGGCAAATTGATATTTTGCGCTGGAGGAACTTCTACAACATTCACCACTTTTGTTGGAGTTATTTTCCCAGCTTGGATGTCCGAAGCAGTAGCTGTAACTGGCGTTAAAGAAGGGACAACTTATCAAAAATGTGATGTTTGCCACACGGGAGATAAAATTGATTTTACCATTGCCATGCAAAGAGCAGCAGGAGGAAACACAGTTCCTGTAACAAGTTACTACGACAATCAATCTGATTATGTGGGAGGTTCATCAGTAGCTACTGCTACTACTGCAGGAATTGCAGCATTAGTTTGGGCCAAAAATCCAACTTGGACACGAGATCAAGTACTCACAAAAATGAAGCAATCCTCAAGATATTACCCAACAAAAAATCCTGATTTTGGTCACGGAAACATTGATGCTTTAAAAGCCGTTCAATAA
- a CDS encoding TlpA disulfide reductase family protein: MKNVLKVAIALLLTVNVNCFAQKVYYVVNGEDMMSDTNYKVYKDNKAKNGKLEEVNLKTIEKKDSIVNYIRLTDLAVTPDGFDPWGDTKKFIGTKFQIEQYADNDQKNFKKDYLEGKPTYINFWFTRCPPCIEELPLLNQLKENFKDKVNFISITFDDLAAVEVFLKKHKFDYKHITNSGKQIEKLKIDAYPTSLILDKNGVIKVVTPEITSAEMKDIETTLTTLL, translated from the coding sequence ATGAAAAACGTACTAAAAGTTGCCATTGCATTACTATTGACTGTTAATGTAAATTGTTTTGCTCAAAAAGTATATTATGTAGTAAATGGAGAAGATATGATGAGCGACACCAACTACAAAGTTTACAAAGACAATAAGGCGAAAAACGGAAAACTTGAAGAAGTCAATTTAAAGACTATTGAAAAAAAGGATTCCATTGTAAACTACATAAGACTTACGGATTTGGCGGTTACGCCTGACGGCTTTGATCCTTGGGGAGATACAAAAAAGTTTATTGGAACAAAATTTCAAATTGAGCAATATGCTGACAATGACCAAAAAAATTTCAAGAAAGATTATCTAGAGGGAAAACCAACTTACATTAATTTTTGGTTCACCAGATGCCCTCCTTGCATTGAAGAACTTCCGCTATTAAATCAATTAAAAGAAAACTTCAAAGATAAGGTCAACTTTATCAGCATTACCTTTGATGACTTGGCAGCTGTTGAGGTGTTTTTAAAAAAGCACAAGTTTGATTATAAACATATTACTAATTCAGGTAAACAGATAGAAAAACTTAAAATTGATGCCTATCCAACAAGCCTAATTTTGGATAAAAATGGAGTTATTAAAGTTGTAACCCCCGAAATAACATCAGCTGAAATGAAGGACATAGAAACTACTCTTACGACTTTATTATAA